The following coding sequences lie in one Capsicum annuum cultivar UCD-10X-F1 chromosome 5, UCD10Xv1.1, whole genome shotgun sequence genomic window:
- the LOC107871190 gene encoding probable aquaporin PIP1-2, which yields MEHREEDVRLGANKYSERQAIGTAAQSREKDYKEPPPALLFEPGELMSWSFYRAGIAEFVATFLFLYITVLTVMGVSKSESKCSTVGIQGIAWAFGGMIFALVYCTAGISGGHINPAVTFGLLLARKLSLTRALFYMVMQCLGAICGAGVVKAFGKTLYETKGGGANVVNVGYTKGDGLGAEIIGTFVLVYTVFSATDAKRSARDSHVPILAPLPIGFAVFLVHLATIPITGTGINPARSLGAAIIYNKEPAWNDHWIFWVGPFIGAALAALYHQVVIRAIPFKSK from the exons ATGGAGCATAGAGAAGAGGATGTGAGATTGGGTGCTAACAAATACTCAGAGAGGCAAGCAATTGGGACAGCAGCACAAAGTCGAGAAAAGGATTACAAGGAGCCACCTCCAGCCCTCCTGTTTGAGCCAGGGGAGTTGATGTCCTGGTCCTTCTATCGTGCTGGAATTGCGGAGTTTGTTGCCACTTTCCTCTTCCTTTACATAACTGTTTTAACCGTCATGGGTGTCTCCAAATCTGAATCCAAATGTTCAACTGTTGGAATTCAAGGCATTGCTTGGGCTTTTGGTGGCATGATCTTTGCCTTAGTCTACTGTACTGCCGGCATTTCAG GGGGACACATAAATCCGGCAGTGACATTTGGACTGTTGTTGGCGAGGAAATTGTCATTGACAAGGGCATTGTTCTACATGGTGATGCAATGTCTTGGAGCCATCTGTGGTGCTGGTGTTGTCAAAGCGTTCGGAAAGACTCTTTACGAAACAAAGGGTGGTGGAGCCAACGTTGTAAATGTTGGTTACACCAAGGGCGATGGCCTGGGCGCTGAAATAATCGGAACCTTTGTTCTTGTATACACTGTTTTTTCTGCCACTGATGCCAAACGTAGCGCccgagattcccatgtaccc ATCTTGGCACCATTGCCAATTGGATTTGCGGTGTTCCTAGTGCACTTGGCTACAATTCCAATCACTGGAACTGGTATCAACCCAGCTAGGAGTCTTGGCGCTGCCATCATCTATAACAAGGAACCCGCATGGAATGACCAC TGGATATTCTGGGTTGGACCATTCATTGGGGCAGCATTAGCAGCACTATACCACCAAGTTGTGATCAGGGCAATCCCATTCAAGTCCAAGTGA